The window TGTGGGGTAGGGGGCGCGGCCTGATgtccctgctgtttggtcgttatgTTACAGCATCCCAGCTATTTTACACattcctctattatatagatagactagtagcccagtgcacaaaatttgtgcactcgaggggggaagggtccctcagttattaaacattttatggtacaacactgaccacattggtggtggtggtgatcttgtcagaatgtgttatattatgcagatgaaaatctatttaaacagatttgatgtagatattttcaaagatagaagaattgtccctgtcaagtATTTCAGTTGATGcatatcttcagtaattgtcatcattgcaaagttttcagtccccatatggattgctggatatgatatgtcatgcgctgtccctgtcctttgtagcctttgttaccttaaggtctctagttttccatttatatgtttaagtaacaaccttaccagcttaaaaatgtaagcttttaacactgctctctctgttccgtatccttcagATAAAAACTGGAGTTGGGTTGTGGCAGAAGAGataaattcagaaggggaatattgaagcaATGACTGCAgtgggagaagagggaacctgtttccctggccacaggcactggcgccctggaccacagggctggcagcttctctgggtggctgcagcctgggaactCTGGCCAGTAGCTTGtccatctcctgggctgcagccagcctcagGTGCTGgtgcctggaccaaaggtgggcagcttcttcttctgggggcttcttcttcttctgtgcttccagggtgGGCAGTCAGTTAAGTGTCATGCAAAAATAGGCATCACCAATCGCAGAAGCCGGGTGCAGAGCAGGGAAGCCGCAGCCAGGGATGCTTCCCTGACCCGCAGCTGGCTTCTGGGATCGCCTCCGCACCCGGCTTCTGCAGTCACCTATCCCAGAAGCTGGGTGCAGGGCCGGGAAGCCAAGGCCTGGGCGGTGGCGGAGGCTACTTCCCTGGCCACGCACCTGGCTTCTGCGATCACCCCTGCACTCGGCTTCTGCAGTCACCGATCACAGAAGCCGGGTGCGGGGCAGGGAAGCAGTGGCCAGGGACGATGGGGGCGGCCGCTTCCCTGCCCCTGCATCGGGCTTCTGCAGTCTCCttccctgtctgtgtccacttcccttccccaccccccaggcttctCCGATCACCCgctggtggcagggcaaaggaggcctcCAGGGCcgacctttgccctgctccctggctcttgcctgcacctgtgtttctgatcactgtcttccatccttcccctttgcctcccatcattgagagtatgcaaattaaccgccatctttgttggcagttaaccgccatcttagttggcagttaatttgcatatcgccctgattagccaatgggaagggtagcgaagttacggttaataccatgtttgtctattattagataggattagaatcACTTGCCATGTTTcaccaaatgaaaaacaaaacaaagaaaacctgttttttaattgaaattgcaTTGATTATGTAGATCAATTGAGATTTCAATAATGAATCATGACCATGGTATAGCTTTCCATTTATTCAGAACTACTTTATTTTCTCAATAATGATTACAGTTTTCGGTATAGAATTTCTTAACATATTTTGATGAATTTATTCCTAAGCATTTGAACATTTTTCACATCATTATAAATgcttctgaaaacattttttaaaactttgtaactcatagaaatacaaattagCTGTGTAACTTCACTTGAAACCAGTAACGCCTTACCTAACTCACTTTTAAGTTCTAATAATTTAGACTTTAGATGAAAATATTCATCTGAAATATTATAAGATTTGGTTTTACTtcaagtttttatatattttgtttttcttgagtTACTATATCACCTAGGATCTTCATTAAATTTTGAGTAAGTAATGGCAACATACATTCTTATCTTGTCAAATTGCTaactaatttattcttttatatttttggataaaTTTGAGAGCTTATTATTGGGTGCATACAAATTTAGACTGGTTACATTTTCCTAGGGATCTGAGACTTTTTACCATATGAAGTGTCTGTCTTTATCACTAGAACAGGAAAACCTACTTTACCTAATAATCATAGTTACATCTACTTTTATGGTTAGTATTTGCATCAAAtatctttccattcttttttcctaattctatttatttttatgctatAGATATATTTTCTGTAGACACCATACAATATTTTTTCAATCTGGCCTAACCATTTTTGTCTTTAAACTGAAATATTTAGTCatttcacattcattttttaagaatatcTTTTTTGATTTCacagagtaagggagaaggagaaggagagagctggaaatatcaatgatgagataatcattgatcagctgcctcatgtagaccccctactggggatcaagcctgcaacccaggcaagggcccttgactggaatcgaacacaggacctttaagtccacaggccaatactctaccCACTTAGCCAAACTAGATAAGGCTAGTcatttcacatttaaataattaCTGATATATTTGGGGTTTAATGTGATATTTTGCTATTTGTCATTCCTGTTCTGTGTAtcttttttcttccccctttttGGATTGGTTGtgtaattgttgttgttgttgttgttcttttttatcttttgtttattaTGGAAGTTATAAACCCTATCACTATTCTTCTTTTGGTTACTTAGACAGTACGAAATGCATCCTTGACTTatcaaaatctacactaataaaagacaaagatgctaattgaccgtaccttcactatgacCTAAGTCACACCCAGCacccaatcagagcgactatatgcaaattaaccgaacTAAGATGGCAGACGGCAGCCACAGACCTGGAGCAAGCAGGCGGCTTGGCTgcccaggtgatggaggaagccaagcttcctgccttcccagagccagctgtggcctctgctcatggcaacaaagtttcaattatagaagacaaataaaccccagatacctgcttccaggcagcctccactgggaggttgggtggctgggggttgtggccagcatGTAatctgccatcagcccctcacctaggctggccacaacatcatgggttgagggtccctgctggagttcttagccagcctgaaaatagccctcagcccctcatccagactggccaggcaccccagcaggaccccccaccctgaaggggctgtggccagcaagcaaacagccatcagccactcacccaggctggccaggaagcccagtgggtacccccaccctgaaggggctatggccagcctgggaACTGCCATTgaccactcacccagactggcgagGCACCCTAACAGGACCTCCCCCAAGACcttaagggggtgtggccagcctgaaaatggccctcaggccctcacccaggctggccaggcaccttaGCAGGGACCcctacactgaaggggctgtggtcaacctgcaaacagccatcagcccctcacccaggctgcccagatactcctatataataaaacggtaataagcaaactgaccctaaaagcagaacgactgggaatgactggtcactatgacacacactgaataCCAgaggcagatggtcaatgcatgagctgccctcCTGTGgtaagtgcgctcccacagagggatcTCTGCTCACCCACAAGctaggttgatggctgccagtacagtggtgatggtgggagcctctcccacctcctcctaaGATATCCAAcagcagcttaggtctgctccctgctggcaagtgtacgtaccctgaaggctcccaggctgccagaggaatgtctgacggCCAACTTAGGAccaattccctggggagtggacctaagccagcaggtggtcatcccccgaggggttccagactatGAGAGGTCACAggtcctggctgagggacccagcccacctcagagtgcacaaatttttgtgcactgggcctctagtccatatatatataaaagcttaaatgACCATTACTACTGGACAACTGGATGATTGGACCACTGGCCggtaactatgatgcacactgaccaccaggggccagaatgacctggtggtcagttcactcaCACAGCCAACCTTTtgtggctggccaacttcccacagtccctccctgcttctggtcacaattgggactgggtgagacactCCAATTGGCcgggagggaccccacccatgcatgagtTTATGCACTGGACATCTAGTCTAAATAATTGTACAGATATGTGATACCTACCTTGGGATATGTTTTAATAATCATGTTGTTAGCATAGTTGGTTGTAGTGCAAACATCATAAAGTGCACATACACAAACCTAGACAGTACAGCCTAATCTGGATTTAAGCAGTGTGGTACATCCTATTTTTCCAAAGCTAAAACTCTGTACAGCATTTTACTGTAAAAAAAACAGCATGGGATTAAGTctagcacaagagaaaatgattcaATCAAGAAGCAcaacaaactcaaaatgtatGCGGCAGGTGCCATTGTAATATTTCATTCTGTTTTAAGCACACTGTTCTTTCATAAATGGAAAAGTTACCcattttaaataatgataaaagttATACTATAAtaactacatttactatcattcTCAAATATCATGTACTGTGCTTAATTGTATATGCTACACTTTTTTCTATGACTGGCAGTGCAGCAAGTTTGTttataccagcatcaccacaaacacataaGTAATGCTTGCACTATAGTGCTATGGTGTCTACAATCATCAGGCAATAGGAAATTCTCAGCTCCATTATGACCATGTGGGACCACCAAGATAGATGTACTCTGTTGTTGACCAAAATGTCATTAAGCAGATAGTGATGGTAATTGTACTTTTACTCTCTTCACGGAAAATGCAAGGGCTCCAGAAATGTTACCTCTATTTTTCTTCCCCAACATCTATGGtatcctttattttaattttgtgtatcTTTGAAATGCTGCAGACATTATTACTATTGTTTTAtacagtcaatatttatttaaatttatatttaaatattttcttgctCTTATTCTTTTCCTACAATTCTTATGTGTTTTGCATAAATAATAttctctagaattttttttaagtctctctcagtttttgtttgtctgaataAATCTTAGGGAATATTATTCCTGGGTATAGAATAATTCTAGATTGGTAGGAGTTTTGGGTGATGTTGTTTCAGCATGTTAAATCAGTCTGTAATCTCTGGTTCACATAATTTCTGTTGATTTATATATTGTCCTTCTAAGTATTGCTCCTCTAAGGGTACTTTGTCTTTTTACATCTTTCATGATCATCTCTTTGGTTTTCTGTAGTTTCAGGGGAATGTGAGTAGAGATGGATTTCGTTGTAGTATTCTGCTTGGAGGTTGAGTAGGATTTCTAAAATCTGTGAATTGATGTTTTAACAAATAAGTTTTCGGATACACATTTTGAATGTTACATCTTTAAATATTATTCTGTACCATATTATCTCTTGCCTTATCTTTTCCTGTTAAACATCTTCTTACTGAGGATTTTAActattcttttccttccttttatatttttaattcttttgtccTACTTGGGTTTACTCAATATAGCTCTCTTTCTGGAAGAAATTATGGGTAATTTTTTCTGGTCTGACAATTAACTTTTTTCTATTTAGTTTGTTGATACATTTACCTATTTAGTTTTTCATGTGTTATATTTTTGAGTTTTGGGGTTCTATTTCAtgtttgatctttttaaaaaaatatttaaaaattatttcagagatagaaggagagggagagagaaatagaaacatcaattatgagagagaatcattgattgtctacCTTCTACACAACCCTAACTGGGGTTCGatcccataacccaggcatgtcccctgactgggaatcgacccgtgacctcctggttcatatgtcagcgctcaaccactgagccatacctggctgggctgtatttcattttcattaaaaaatgcagtatcttttaaatatttggttaTCTGCTGAAATGTTTAACCTTGGATTTTAtcaacctgattaaaaaaaagtgttgtttTATAATTTGTGTGTGCTTATTGCAATATTTAGAGCTCCTGTACTTGTTTGCATTAGCTGTGTTTTCATGCTGATTTTTATTCATGTTGTCAAAGCTCTTCATCCATCCCACTTATCTTTGATTATGTGTGAAATAGTGTACTTAGAAAAgctgattataaaaataactagtgggcccggtgcacagattcgtgcacattgaaagggaaataattagaagaaatactttaatattgctatttgtgcTTTCACCCTCAGAACTTGGGAGCTGAGCAGCACCCCATTGTCCCCCACCTCAGCTGGTCACAACAGCTTTGGACTGGTGCTGCCCAGTCACTGCTCTACCCTCCCACCATGGTCCAGCTCTTTCTTGAGTTAGAGCCCATTGGGGCAGCAAaccctccactgctgcctgctgccagcgccacatggccaacacccaccatatTACATGCCGCCCCTGTTGGTAAGCACACCTCATAATGAGCAGTCAAAATCCTGGTATCCCTGTGGAACTCCTAGTCCTGAACTACCtctagaggggacaatttgcatatttgaatTATATTATGTAGGATTTTAAGTGTATAGGTAATCTGCCCCTAGGGAtgatttttgtttgcttcttcCATATGCCTCTGGATAGTAGCAAACCAGGATAGATGTAATCCAATCCCAGGGATTGGAATTGGGGGGACTGTCCAAGGACTTACATCAGGGCTACATTCTGAGCTGCTGCAGTCATACTCCTACAGCGTAGTTCTAATGTTGCCATGTGAAAGCACAGGGTCACAATGGGGCCCCATAATTGACAGCGCAAAATTCTGCCTGCCTGGCCTCGAACATCATCAAAATCCCTGCTTCATGCCCTATTACCTCAGTTGGATTAGGAAATGACCCTGGGGTAAAGGTGGATCCAGTTTCCATAGTAACCAATTTACCCAGGATTGCTAAATACTTCATAATCATGGCAGCTCCCTTGCCTTTGGGCTCATGCTTGCTTGTTTTGGTTTTCTGGTTGTGTTAAAAGGTCTGAGTTACCTATTTCACAATTCAGTAAAGAATTAGATGTTCtccacataaaatatttattgaattctaaTTTCTGCTCTGAAATTTACTAGTTGTTTCAACTTTCAATAATGTATTTGTAGTCCATGAGCCTGCTCCCTCACATATAAAAACGATTTGAGCAGAGTGGCATGGGGCACTGCAGTTTGGTTTCTACCTGATTAGCACAATTTACTCTAAATTACCGAGTAGATTTTAGCATAAGAGCCCTAAGAGAAGGATTATAGAAGGCAGTGACttggttttcttgtttttcctatacataaGAGAACCTTCAAAATTGAAGCTGCCAGTAAGcatattaaaggaaaaaaggaaggaaagcttGCCAACAGATTTGCTaaaatcttctttttctttcatggagCCACTGACTATCATCATGGATGTCAGTATTGTCAGTCCAAGAACCCCATTCGTCCTCTCTTTTCAATCTGAGATCAGATAGAAACAAGTAGAGGACTGAGATCAGTCTGGCTAGCAGAATCTTAGGAAACGTTATTAGCCAGCCCACAAGCTTTGTGGGAGCAAGAAAATGCAGCATTTCAAGCCCCATTTCAAGCAGTGCATTTGACTAAGGTTTATAATGATCAcagagcccctcccccatccagcaCTGCATAACGCCATCCCATTGCTATCACAATCTGGACTAGATGATGGAAATCAAGAGCCcttatcagaaaacacacaagAAGCTGGTAACAGTGTGATCTTTGCACACCGTCTAGCTTAACAGTCTCTCCTTCTTCACTTCTCTTTTGTAGTTTCACGGCATGTTTTAATGTAAGACACTTACTTCACTCCTTGTGACCCCACACAAACTACAAACCAGGTAGATAAAGGATAATAAGCTCTTTAATCTTTTGAAGTCAGAGGGACTACAACAGAATACTAATCCTGTTGAACAAAGGGTCAGAAACACTGGCAAAGGCAAATTTATCTTCATAATCCAACCCTTAACTGGGCTGCTCTCCTATATTTCTATTGAATGCCTGTTTTTAAGCCTCCCTTCAATAATGACTGTCTCTCCATCATAGCTTCCAGAAGTCTATCTGTGAAATAAATTACAGTAATGTAATTTTTCTCATGGCTTTCAAAAGAGTCCAGGAGTTTCTTAGTTTACTACACTGTCAAGGGTCTACATATCGACTTAGTGCATTCATAAGCAATCACTAAATTTTTCAATATAAAGTAAGGAAAATAGATACCTCTGCCAAAGTTAATGGGTATAAACAGCCAACAGAGCTGACATTAGAAAGGAAGTTACagattttgggggagggggtagtaGATTTATTGTAGGagatatataattttcatatatttttgaaagGATGTAAACAGCCAACAGAGGTGACAATACAAAGGAAGTTacagattttttgggggggtggtagATTTATTGTAGAagatatataattttcatgtatcTTTGAAAGGGCCAGGGATACAGCTCTGAGCTTGACCTTGGGTTTCCACAATCTCTAAGGGGAAGAAAGTCTGCCTAAGAACAGGATGTTAGCTGAGGGATTGTGtcgaatgaaaaaaatgaatggatggTCGGCCACAAAACTTTCAGTTTTGGGCCTAAACGCGCAACCGAATGTAATTAAGGCTGTGGCAGCCgctgcctctgtgcccacctcATTAACTTCCACAAATGACTTGTGGACAATTTCTGATATAAAAAGATCGCTGGCTCTTGCCATGCCAGACAGATCAGCCTTGCTATTAAAGAGATCCTCTATACCCAGGCTTCTCAGGTGAGAGTTGAGGTTGTAGCTCTCTTCCAGCTTGAACCTGGGCAGGTGGACGTTGACTTCAATGGAACGCAGATTCTCAGGTTGGGTCCATTCATGCAGTTTTTCCAGAGTCAATTGTTCTTCAATCTGCAATGAGAAAGGGCAAAAGAAGAGGTGAGAACTATTCCACATAAGCAAGGCAATACACATTATTTACATGAATGGACTCATGTTATCAGTTGCTAATTAGATTCCTTCATGTTTTGTGCCAAAATAGATTCCATTCGgaggatttcatttcttttcagcaATTGGTGATAATAGAACAGAGCTGTGGTCCAACCCATCAAGGGCCCAAGTAACAGGGACTTTGGACATCAGAGGCTTCAACTACCCATTCATCTACCCACCcaatcatccatccacccaggcTTTCCTAAACCCTTACCACACTGGATTACTGTGATAGGCCATGATGGCTGTCATTACTTTAACTGGTTGATTGATACAAGGTAAAACTCAaaattttccttctatttcttctattCTGAACCCTACTGAGCACTGTGGTTATCTGTGAACTCACTGTGCTGAAGTAATCTCTAATAGATTTAGCTTCtgggtgaaaaaagaaaagggactaGTTCTTCTTCTAAAATTGGGAGAGGGTTAATAATAGTACCTTCCTTATAGCAttgttgtgagcattaaatgactTAATGTATGCAAAGCACTTGGCACACAGTACTAGTAAGAGCCACAAGAATGTCAGCTATTATCACTGACatattactactactattggACTAGAATGGACCCATCATTCCCCTTGTTCTACTGATGCTGATTATCTCTTTTATGGGActggagaattttttttataatcagagaagagacaaagatgaaaatacaattaaaagaagGAGCATATTGATTTTAATACATACTTTATACATGCCAATAATTAATATTGGACCTCTTACTGATAACAAGTTTGGTTAGGGAGAGGGTAGAGAAAAACCACACAGCAGGCTAGAGACACTAAAGAAAACCATATTCTTCACAGTTTTGCCTAGTCCTAGCCTGACAAGAAATGTCTTCGTCtttaactgaaataaaatggaaacatcaTACAAAGTTCATATGAGGAAATAGGCTTAGCTTTCAAGCTAGTGTGTCATATGGGTCTTTTCTACCACATAGCTGTTGGAAATTTAATTCACAGTCTATATGAATTGTGATAAGAATGAGCAGTGTAATAATGGGATCTCATTCTACAAGTTGAAGCTACCTAGTATAAATGTTTTGGgatgtttaattttaataaatttgtttcAGTAATATAATTCTAATTTTAATGCACTTTCCTCTAAAGTTCATTTAAGAAAATTCCTGTGAGCTGCCACTGACATGTTACATTTAATATAGATCCTTAAACGTCCCCTACCACAACCATACACTGACAGTGGCTCAAAAGTTAATCTTAGGGCTTCAGAGTAGCAAACATTGATGACCTACtaccacaccacatacacacagtcTGAATCCATCTATCAGTAGGAAACATGAAGCATGAGTGTGGGAGCCGTTACCTTCTTCAGACCTGTGGCCTCGTCCTCGATGTCATCTGGCAGCAGGATGACCATGCTGAGGTCCCTGCCTTGGTAAGGCAGCTCCAGCACCCGGCACTTAAGGTCCTCGATGTAGCCAAATGGAAATTTGCTTTTCTGATACATCATTTTCACTGTTTTTGTGTCTTTCTAAACAGTTGAAAAAACCAAGTCACTCACAGTATTATCTGCATTCTCTTAGAGCAAGGAGCAATTTTATAATTACATCACCTCACCTTATTCAATCTGAAAGGATTATCCTTTGTGGCCCCTTTAATGAATGTCTCCTCCCAGTTTCCTTGGAAATAGATGGCATTAACTAGCACAAGTTTGGTCATATCATCAACCATGCCTGCAGCCAACAATTCTGGAATTTTCCctaaagaaataaagtaagtttttttttttaaaattcacatatcAGCATCCCATTTTTCAATTGCATTGAAATGCAATTTAaattcatagtttttatttaattcccATTAATGTATTAAGTAAGGGAAGCCCTTCCAGTGTGTTTGGATTGTAAGTAAACGAACTAAAGggtttaaaagttaaaaacaggaCAATCTTTTCTGCATTGTATGAGAAACAATGAGCCTTCTTTTCTGAATGGCCATTCTTTAGGAggcataaaaaatatttcttgatgaaaatgatttttaaataaattacttctTCAAAGCCTCTAAGTGGAAGCTGCTctcacagaaaatattttcacagaTATCCGAAGGCTAGGACAGTTAGCCCTCTGAAACACCAGTTACCCTGTGACCGCAGCATGGCCATGAAGAATGCCTTGGATGGGAGATAGGTGTTGGGTAGGTGCCTTGAAGCAGATCTTGACAAGGTTAGAGAGAGTTTAATGGAGAAACAGCTTAGATGGAGCCACCTCTGACAGCTTAGACAAGACATTTGCGAAAATACTAATGGCCACAGCAGTTTGTGTCACATGTATGAGAATACTAGAGACCTAATGCTTGAaaatcgtgcaaggggctcagtgCCTGTTGCCGCGGCTACCTCGGTGACTGCCActgcagcttcatccggaaggtcatctggtctaattagcatattacgcttttattattatagactagagaacccgtgcacaaaattcgtgcactggcaggAGGGACGTggtgtcccacagcctggccagcaccttctcacaatccagggagtgggactaagccgtcagtcagacatccctagcactgccacagaggcgggagagtctcctgccaccgccgcagcactgctagctgtgagcccagcttctggctgagtggcactccccctgtgggaatgcactgaccaccatggagcagctcctgcattgagtgggatcgggccaaaaccagctctccaacatcccccaaggggtgctggattgtaagagggcatACGgaaggccgagggaccccacaggtgtacgattggggctggggagagatgcgggaggttggcctgccaggAAGGGACCAGGAGAAGGCACCAGAGCGTGTCCGGCCTGTTATGCTCAATCCTGATTGGCCAGACACCAACAGCAAGCTAACTTTCTGGTcatagcgtctgccccctggtggacagtgcataGCATAAGGAGCAATtgggtggccttagcatatcactagcatattacgctttggttgaAGAGACGACCGACCTGATGACCCaacgcttagcatattaggcttttatataggactagaggcctggtgcatgaaaattcatgcactgggcagtcccctcagcccagcctgcccccactcacagtccgggagccctcaggggatgtcctactgatggcttaggcccgcttcctgtgggaggcaaccaggcaaATCAGGGAAAGTAGCCACCCCCATAACCCTGCTGCTGAGGCTGCTACTACAGCTGccgtggctgccagccctcctcagccctcgcagccactgcagcttagtccggaaggacgtccagaagacatctggtcgaattagcatattacccttttattagtatagattcttttCCATAATCTGGGCCAGGATGGATTTCCCTCAAAGGTTTATCCTTTTTATCCTACATTCAATgatagatttaattttaaaatgtgattttgtgAATTTATGGGGAAAATATTTAGCTGCTTCAGTGAAAGCATGTTGAACTTCCTACTTTGAGGAATTCCCACATTTAAAGGCTGTCTGGCACTGGGCAGTGGCAGAGTTTAGCCCCAGCGAGAAGGTGAGGGCAGAGGAAAAGGGCAGGGAATCATCTGCAGGCCGGCACagtggaaggaggaaaggaacgGCCAGTGTGTAATGAATGCCTACATTCGGCCCGCTCTCTCACCTTCAGTCTGCCCTTTGACCCACTCGTTTATCACCTTTCTTGCATCTTCAGAGGCTCGCTGAAAATCTACACTGGCCAGTTCAGCACCATACATTTTCTGGGTTGAAGCTAAGAACTcctgtttaaaataaagaaggttaaaaaaaaaacattaaaaaaaaaacacacaaaacaggaGTAACTCCTACTACATACAGAAATGGTTTTCTAAATTCCTTAACAGCACTACAAATTGTCCTAAAAGACAtaaatttcattgtgacaaaaaTATTCTAACCCTTATACTTTTTACGTTAtggtaaaaaaaacacaaaacactaaatttaccaccttaatcattttaagtgtacCATTCAGTAGTTTTGGTgtcacataaaatttaccaattCTTTTCTGACCTTTGGCTGACATTTTCATAAGTAAGTATACACTGATTGTTCCTGGAAGTGAATTATGGAATTCACTCTTGCTTTAGTAACACAGCCAGGGACAATCTTTTCCTGTGAAGACTGTCAAATGAAATTGAATCAATACTGGGGATACTGCCATCTGTTTAAATTCTGTACCTTTTTctgaatgtttataaaaataaaaactgacttctgtgaCTTGATTGTGCTGGAAA is drawn from Myotis daubentonii chromosome 3, mMyoDau2.1, whole genome shotgun sequence and contains these coding sequences:
- the LOC132230654 gene encoding leukocyte elastase inhibitor-like; amino-acid sequence: MEQLSLANTRFAVDLFRTLKDSNPSGNIFISPMSISSALAMVFLGARGTTEAQMSKTLHFDAVKEIHSSFQSLNADINKRGAPYILKLANRLYGEKTYEFLPEFLASTQKMYGAELASVDFQRASEDARKVINEWVKGQTEGKIPELLAAGMVDDMTKLVLVNAIYFQGNWEETFIKGATKDNPFRLNKKDTKTVKMMYQKSKFPFGYIEDLKCRVLELPYQGRDLSMVILLPDDIEDEATGLKKIEEQLTLEKLHEWTQPENLRSIEVNVHLPRFKLEESYNLNSHLRSLGIEDLFNSKADLSGMARASDLFISEIVHKSFVEVNEVGTEAAAATALITFGCAFRPKTESFVADHPFIFFIRHNPSANILFLGRLSSP